A stretch of the Anaerolineae bacterium genome encodes the following:
- a CDS encoding SDR family NAD(P)-dependent oxidoreductase: protein MDFAGKRALVTGGSSGIGKATARALAAAGAHVCIIARTPGKIDEALEEIRSSAADPSGQTLIGR, encoded by the coding sequence ATGGATTTCGCCGGGAAAAGGGCGCTGGTGACAGGGGGATCGAGCGGTATCGGCAAGGCGACCGCCCGGGCATTGGCGGCCGCCGGCGCGCATGTGTGCATCATCGCGCGGACGCCGGGGAAGATAGACGAAGCGCTGGAAGAGATACGTTCTTCTGCGGCAGACCCTTCCGGGCAGACGCTCATTGGGAGGC